From Pseudoxanthomonas sp. CF385, a single genomic window includes:
- the recX gene encoding recombination regulator RecX, protein MAGESEGGRKPRRRTAEQTPVQRALGLLVRREHSRRELSRKLTARGLDAAEVRSAVDRLVDEGWQSDTRFAETLVRSRAAGGHGPLRIRAELSTHGLDREAVEAAMATFDGDWTETACDLVRRRFGPVDPADIAQRRKIADFLLRRGFDGASVRAASRAGAEDWDGAA, encoded by the coding sequence GTGGCGGGTGAAAGCGAGGGCGGCCGCAAGCCGCGTCGCCGGACCGCCGAGCAGACGCCCGTGCAACGCGCCCTGGGTCTGCTGGTGCGCCGGGAACACTCCCGGCGAGAGCTGTCCCGCAAGTTGACCGCCCGCGGCCTGGACGCGGCCGAAGTGCGATCGGCCGTGGATCGGTTGGTGGACGAGGGATGGCAGAGCGACACGCGCTTTGCCGAGACCCTGGTCCGCAGCCGGGCTGCCGGTGGCCATGGCCCGCTGCGGATCCGGGCCGAACTGTCCACCCACGGGCTGGATCGTGAGGCGGTGGAAGCCGCCATGGCCACCTTCGACGGCGACTGGACCGAAACGGCGTGCGACCTCGTCCGCCGGCGTTTCGGTCCAGTCGATCCGGCCGATATCGCGCAGCGGCGCAAGATCGCCGATTTTCTGCTCCGTCGTGGTTTCGATGGCGCGAGCGTCAGGGCCGCCAGCCGGGCAGGGGCGGAGGACTGGGACGGGGCGGCCTGA